From a region of the Solanum stenotomum isolate F172 chromosome 2, ASM1918654v1, whole genome shotgun sequence genome:
- the LOC125855372 gene encoding uncharacterized protein LOC125855372 isoform X1, protein MPELGFQDSRSGLGFSRSVRDVSPDSVIYTGDSNFSIFSSASGSVDRCSFASDAHDQDSSVSDVSQQHLAGHECREASGGTVTDPNKTMVHRNSHLSRKEKAKVQKAEKNSEIETEDENLSLDSARNSFSQALKECQDRRFGSGSLLKKPDRRRPASLDLNNAVINTCHSSSPRFGVMKKTPITTSRVGTFPSPRTPNYRHSSVGVQKGWSSERVPLHSAANRRQVNTALLPYNNGRILPSKWEDAERWIFSPVSGDSSVKTSLQQPQRRPKSKSGPLGPPGQAYYSMYSPAPPVYKGGNGGNLLANSPFSTGVMTTDGLSIRCGGNLGSGNFHALAEPCMARSVSVHGCSELVCLSTLPMSQDESGDDIQDEANVVSRVISRRDMATQMSPEASPSSSPIRQSSFSPSTPSILPLVELQSVPSSKAEMRDVPVDERVTVTRWSKKQKARIPGRSMELDDWKRKAMEIRSSGWDVSDTSTSISKIKREEARITAWENLQKAKAEAAMRKLEMKLEKKRSSSMDKIMNKLRSAQKKAHEMRSSMLANQSHEVTRSSSKALSFRQTRQIGSLSGCFTCHAF, encoded by the exons ATGCCGGAGTTAGGGTTTCAGGATTCGAGATCGGGGTTAGGATTTAGTAGAAGTGTGCGTGATGTTAGTCCGGACTCTGTTATTTACACCGGCGATTCCAATTTCAGTATTTTCTCCTCTGCTTCCGGCAGCGTTGACCGGTGCTCATTCGCTTCCGATGCTCATGATCAGGATTCCTCTGTTTCTGATGTTTCTCAA caGCATTTGGCAGGGCATGAATGCCGTGAAGCTTCGGGTGGTACAGTTACAGATCCAAACAAAACCATGGTACACAGAAATAGTCACCTTAGCAGAAAGGAAAAAGCAAAAG TTCAAAAGGCAGAGAAGAACAGCGAGATTGAGACAGAGGATGAAAATCTGTCTTTAGATTCCGCAAGGAACTCCTTTTCTCAAGCTCTTAAAG AATGTCAAGACCGGAGATTTGGGTCGGGATCTTTACTGAAGAAACCAGATAGGCGAAGACCTGCTTCATTAGATCTAAACAATGCTGTGATTAACACCTGCCACTCTTCTTCTCCGCGTTTTGGAGTCATGAAGAAAACCCCTATTACGACTAGCCGAGTTGGAACATTTCCGAGTCCAAGAACGCCAAATTATCGCCATTCCAGTGTTGGGGTTCAAAAAGGCTGGAGTTCAGAGCGTGTGCCACTGCATTCAGCTGCTAATAGGAGGCAGGTCAATACTGCATTGCTGCCTTATAATAATGGAAGGATATTACCTTCCAAATGGGAGGATGCAGAGAGGTGGATTTTTAGCCCGGTCTCAGGAGATAGTTCTGTTAAAACTTCATTACAGCAGCCACAAAGGCGGCCTAAATCCAAAAGTGGGCCTCTTGGTCCTCCTGGTCAAGCTTACTATTCAATGTATTCTCCTGCACCACCTGTTTATAAGGGAGGAAATGGTGGTAATCTCTTAGCCAATTCCCCCTTTTCAACCGGAGTGATGACAACTGATGGTTTGTCAATTAGATGTGGAGGCAACCTAGGCAGTGGAAACTTCCATGCGCTCGCAGAACCATGCATGGCAAGGTCAGTTAGTGTACATGGATGCTCTGAACTGGTCTGTTTATCAACCTTGCCAATGTCCCAAG ATGAGAGTGGGGATGATATTCAAGATGAAGCCAATGTTGTGTCACGAGTTATCTCGAGGAGGGATATGGCCACTCAAATGAGCCCCGAGGCAAGCCCTTCCTCATCTCCTATAAGACAGTCATCCTTCTCTCCTTCAACTCCATCTATTCTACCACTTGTAGAATTGCAGAGTGTTCCTTCTTCTAAAGCAGAAATGAGAGATGTTCCAGTTGATGAGCGGGTTACAGTGACCAGATGGTCAAAGAAACAGAAAGCTCGAATTCCTGGTAGGAGCATGGAACTTGATGACTGGAAAAGGAAAGCTATGGAAATCCGCTCTTCAGGTTGGGATGTTTCAGATACATCAACGAGTATTTCAAA GATTAAGAGGGAAGAAGCTAGAATCACTGCATGGGAGAACCTGCAAAAGGCAAAAGCAGAGGCAGCAATGAGGAAACTGGAG ATGAAACTGGAGAAAAAGAGATCGTCATCCATGGATAAGATTATGAACAAACTTAGATCGGCACAGAAAAAGGCCCATGAAATGAGAAGTTCAATGTTAGCCAACCAATCACATGAAGTAACAAGATCCTCCAGCAAGGCCTTATCTTTTCGTCAGACACGCCAAATAGGGTCTCTGAGTGGCTGCTTTACATGCCATGCATTTTGA
- the LOC125855372 gene encoding uncharacterized protein LOC125855372 isoform X2 codes for MPELGFQDSRSGLGFSRSVRDVSPDSVIYTGDSNFSIFSSASGSVDRCSFASDAHDQDSSVSDVSQHLAGHECREASGGTVTDPNKTMVHRNSHLSRKEKAKVQKAEKNSEIETEDENLSLDSARNSFSQALKECQDRRFGSGSLLKKPDRRRPASLDLNNAVINTCHSSSPRFGVMKKTPITTSRVGTFPSPRTPNYRHSSVGVQKGWSSERVPLHSAANRRQVNTALLPYNNGRILPSKWEDAERWIFSPVSGDSSVKTSLQQPQRRPKSKSGPLGPPGQAYYSMYSPAPPVYKGGNGGNLLANSPFSTGVMTTDGLSIRCGGNLGSGNFHALAEPCMARSVSVHGCSELVCLSTLPMSQDESGDDIQDEANVVSRVISRRDMATQMSPEASPSSSPIRQSSFSPSTPSILPLVELQSVPSSKAEMRDVPVDERVTVTRWSKKQKARIPGRSMELDDWKRKAMEIRSSGWDVSDTSTSISKIKREEARITAWENLQKAKAEAAMRKLEMKLEKKRSSSMDKIMNKLRSAQKKAHEMRSSMLANQSHEVTRSSSKALSFRQTRQIGSLSGCFTCHAF; via the exons ATGCCGGAGTTAGGGTTTCAGGATTCGAGATCGGGGTTAGGATTTAGTAGAAGTGTGCGTGATGTTAGTCCGGACTCTGTTATTTACACCGGCGATTCCAATTTCAGTATTTTCTCCTCTGCTTCCGGCAGCGTTGACCGGTGCTCATTCGCTTCCGATGCTCATGATCAGGATTCCTCTGTTTCTGATGTTTCTCAA CATTTGGCAGGGCATGAATGCCGTGAAGCTTCGGGTGGTACAGTTACAGATCCAAACAAAACCATGGTACACAGAAATAGTCACCTTAGCAGAAAGGAAAAAGCAAAAG TTCAAAAGGCAGAGAAGAACAGCGAGATTGAGACAGAGGATGAAAATCTGTCTTTAGATTCCGCAAGGAACTCCTTTTCTCAAGCTCTTAAAG AATGTCAAGACCGGAGATTTGGGTCGGGATCTTTACTGAAGAAACCAGATAGGCGAAGACCTGCTTCATTAGATCTAAACAATGCTGTGATTAACACCTGCCACTCTTCTTCTCCGCGTTTTGGAGTCATGAAGAAAACCCCTATTACGACTAGCCGAGTTGGAACATTTCCGAGTCCAAGAACGCCAAATTATCGCCATTCCAGTGTTGGGGTTCAAAAAGGCTGGAGTTCAGAGCGTGTGCCACTGCATTCAGCTGCTAATAGGAGGCAGGTCAATACTGCATTGCTGCCTTATAATAATGGAAGGATATTACCTTCCAAATGGGAGGATGCAGAGAGGTGGATTTTTAGCCCGGTCTCAGGAGATAGTTCTGTTAAAACTTCATTACAGCAGCCACAAAGGCGGCCTAAATCCAAAAGTGGGCCTCTTGGTCCTCCTGGTCAAGCTTACTATTCAATGTATTCTCCTGCACCACCTGTTTATAAGGGAGGAAATGGTGGTAATCTCTTAGCCAATTCCCCCTTTTCAACCGGAGTGATGACAACTGATGGTTTGTCAATTAGATGTGGAGGCAACCTAGGCAGTGGAAACTTCCATGCGCTCGCAGAACCATGCATGGCAAGGTCAGTTAGTGTACATGGATGCTCTGAACTGGTCTGTTTATCAACCTTGCCAATGTCCCAAG ATGAGAGTGGGGATGATATTCAAGATGAAGCCAATGTTGTGTCACGAGTTATCTCGAGGAGGGATATGGCCACTCAAATGAGCCCCGAGGCAAGCCCTTCCTCATCTCCTATAAGACAGTCATCCTTCTCTCCTTCAACTCCATCTATTCTACCACTTGTAGAATTGCAGAGTGTTCCTTCTTCTAAAGCAGAAATGAGAGATGTTCCAGTTGATGAGCGGGTTACAGTGACCAGATGGTCAAAGAAACAGAAAGCTCGAATTCCTGGTAGGAGCATGGAACTTGATGACTGGAAAAGGAAAGCTATGGAAATCCGCTCTTCAGGTTGGGATGTTTCAGATACATCAACGAGTATTTCAAA GATTAAGAGGGAAGAAGCTAGAATCACTGCATGGGAGAACCTGCAAAAGGCAAAAGCAGAGGCAGCAATGAGGAAACTGGAG ATGAAACTGGAGAAAAAGAGATCGTCATCCATGGATAAGATTATGAACAAACTTAGATCGGCACAGAAAAAGGCCCATGAAATGAGAAGTTCAATGTTAGCCAACCAATCACATGAAGTAACAAGATCCTCCAGCAAGGCCTTATCTTTTCGTCAGACACGCCAAATAGGGTCTCTGAGTGGCTGCTTTACATGCCATGCATTTTGA
- the LOC125856995 gene encoding triacylglycerol lipase OBL1-like, whose translation MGCNKEFCKDYLELKAEEASCYDLFRIFYSCELEKKKFLDAPEGTDKIRGIQRRWIVFVSVSMQRFLLSVRKPMNIIGSKVELLLNYPSCNGGLLKLFFNIILGEVIRPDMKSENFMSMIGQLDWRVDLDKTKNVGDNYNGPSLAIMAAKLSYENEAFTKKVITHNWQMDFIKFYSFWNAYQEVYTTQAIMFQDKVEDSNLVVVAFRGTIPYNADHWITDVDLSWYELEGVGKLHAGFMKALGLQKNKGWPKEIDESPDQKLFAYYQLRKELKMILSKNEKAKFILTGHSLGGALAVLFAAILTMHEEEWLLDRLEGVYTFGQPRVGDPQFGNFMKDKFNKYDVKYYRHVYSNDMVPRLPYDDTTFFKHFGSCLYYNSFYNGKVVEEEPNKNYFSVLWFFPMLLIAVYEFIRGFILPWTKGSHYREDWFQTMFRMVGLVIPGLSAHTTMDYVNLTRLGSILHLPKSAHQDQDQDRHKDD comes from the exons ATGGGTTGCAACAAAGAATTCTGTAAAGATTATTTGGAATTGAAGGCAGAAGAAGCTAGTTGTTATGATTTATTTAGGATATTTTATTCATgtgaattagaaaaaaagaaatttttggaTGCTCCTGAAGGAACAGACAAGATACGAGGTATTCAACGACGATGGATCGTTTTTGTTTCTGTCTCTATGCAGAGATTCTTACTTTCTGTGAGAAAGCCAATGAACATTATAGGTTCTAAAGTTGAGCTCTTATTGAATTATCCTTCATGTAATGGTGGTCTTCTCAAGCTTTTCTTCAACATAATCCTAG GAGAGGTAATAAGACCGGATATGAAATCGGAGAATTTTATGTCGATGATCGGACAACTTGATTGGAGGGTTGACTTAGACAAGACTAAAAATGTGGGTGACAACTACAATGGTCCTTCACTAGCTATTATGGCTGCTAAATTATCCTATGAAAATGAAGCCTTCACCAAGAAAGTTATCACACATAATTGGCAg ATGGACTTCATAAAATTTTACAGCTTTTGGAATG CTTACCAGGAAGTATACACCACACAAGCCATTATGTTCCAAGACAAAGTTGAAGATTCCAACCTAGTTGTGGTGGCATTTAGAGGGACCATCCCATACAATGCAGACCACTGGATCACAGATGTGGACCTTTCATGGTATGAGCTTGAAGGTGTAGGTAAGCTACATGCTGGATTTATGAAAGCATTGGGCTTACAAAAGAACAAAGGATGGCCCAAAGAAATAGATGAAAGCCCAGACCAAAAACTGTTTGCATATTATCAACTTAGAAAAGAACTGAAAATGATACTGAGCAAAAATGAGAAGGCAAAGTTTATATTGACAGGACATAGTTTAGGAGGAGCATTAGCAGTTTTATTTGCAGCTATATTGACTATGCATGAAGAGGAATGGCTGTTGGATAGATTAGAAGGAGTTTACACATTTGGACAACCTAGAGTTGGGGATCCACAATTTGGGAACTTCATGAAGGATAAGTTCAATAAGTATGATGTTAAGTATTATAGACATGTTTATTCCAATGACATGGTTCCTAGGTTGCCATATGATGATACAACCTTTTTCAAGCATTTTGGATCATGTCTCTACTATAACAGCTTCTATAATGGCAAG GTGGTGGAGGAAGAACCAAACAAGAACTACTTCTCTGTGCTGTGGTTTTTTCCCATGTTGCTGATTGCAGTGTATGAGTTTATTAGGGGGTTTATCCTCCCTTGGACAAAAGGCAGTCATTACAGAGAAGACTGGTTCCAGACAATGTTTAGGATGGTAGGGTTGGTGATTCCAGGGTTATCAGCTCATACTACTATGGATTATGTTAATCTAACTCGATTGGGATCAATACTTCACCTTCCGAAATCAGCtcatcaagatcaagatcaagatcgtCATAAAGACGATTGA